The Dehalogenimonas sp. 4OHTPN genome window below encodes:
- the ispH gene encoding 4-hydroxy-3-methylbut-2-enyl diphosphate reductase — MRIERAEGLGFCFGVKRALAILEDVARQKGGVETLGALVHNQQVMSRLNGLGVRVVKDVAEIAGDTVVISSHGVGPKVLSAIKSRGIGIVDTTCPFVQRAQTAARRLSEAGFFTVIYGDVNHPEVKGILGWAEGKGIATLSAGDLDKIELPRHIGLLSQTTQVPARFIDFVKTITERALVKDAELRLVDTVCHDIRQRQAAALDLARRADLMLVIGGHHSANTRHLVDLCSPHTETHLIETAAEINSGWLAGKDLIGVTAGASTAPETIDAVVRRLEKPAPR, encoded by the coding sequence ATGAGGATTGAACGCGCCGAAGGCCTGGGTTTCTGCTTCGGCGTCAAGCGTGCCCTGGCGATCCTGGAGGACGTCGCCCGTCAAAAAGGCGGCGTGGAAACCCTTGGAGCCTTAGTCCATAACCAGCAGGTCATGTCCCGTCTAAACGGTCTGGGAGTCCGTGTCGTCAAAGACGTCGCCGAGATCGCCGGCGATACCGTCGTTATCAGTTCCCACGGAGTCGGGCCGAAAGTGTTGTCCGCCATTAAATCTAGAGGCATCGGCATCGTCGACACCACCTGCCCCTTCGTGCAGCGCGCCCAGACGGCAGCCCGCCGCCTGTCGGAGGCTGGTTTCTTTACCGTTATCTACGGAGATGTCAACCACCCGGAGGTAAAGGGTATCCTGGGCTGGGCCGAAGGCAAGGGCATCGCCACCCTGTCGGCTGGCGACCTCGATAAAATCGAGCTGCCGCGGCACATCGGCCTCCTGTCCCAGACCACCCAGGTGCCGGCGCGGTTCATCGACTTCGTTAAGACGATTACGGAACGGGCACTGGTTAAAGACGCTGAACTCCGGCTGGTGGACACCGTCTGCCACGACATCCGGCAGCGCCAGGCCGCCGCCCTAGACCTTGCGCGCCGGGCTGACCTGATGCTGGTCATCGGCGGGCACCACTCGGCCAACACCCGCCATCTGGTGGACCTGTGCTCGCCGCACACCGAGACCCACCTGATAGAGACCGCCGCCGAGATCAATTCGGGTTGGCTTGCGGGCAAAGACCTTATCGGCGTCACCGCCGGCGCCTCGACCGCGCCTGAGACTATCGATGCCGTGGTACGCCGGTTGGAAAAACCGGCTCCCCGGTAA
- a CDS encoding flavodoxin: protein MSKVLISFQSFTGNCKALAEAAARGVAEAGGQADVKNVAETTAPDLAGHDAFILVTPQPFQSLAGETKTMFERLWPERAKIQPGLPFAAVICHGTDAAGSAVALDMFTKYFGWKKAGDWLLASMTSSDRQERARQLGIAVAQGG, encoded by the coding sequence ATGAGTAAAGTCCTGATTTCCTTCCAATCTTTCACCGGCAACTGCAAAGCCCTGGCTGAAGCGGCGGCCAGGGGAGTCGCCGAGGCCGGCGGTCAGGCTGATGTCAAGAATGTCGCTGAGACGACCGCGCCGGACCTGGCCGGACACGACGCCTTCATCCTGGTGACGCCCCAGCCTTTCCAGTCACTGGCCGGGGAGACTAAAACAATGTTCGAGAGACTGTGGCCGGAGAGAGCCAAGATACAGCCCGGCCTGCCTTTCGCCGCGGTCATCTGTCACGGAACGGACGCCGCCGGGAGCGCCGTTGCTCTGGATATGTTCACCAAGTATTTCGGATGGAAGAAAGCCGGCGATTGGCTGCTGGCCAGCATGACTTCTTCCGATAGACAGGAACGCGCCCGGCAACTCGGAATCGCGGTGGCTCAGGGCGGGTGA
- a CDS encoding MerR family transcriptional regulator, whose amino-acid sequence MTELYQIGDLAKRAAVSTRTIRFYEEKGLLGAPARTSGGMRLYDERDVNRVKIIRRLHHVGLGLEDIKRLLGVSEDASRAERVEKTLSVLNIEAERSRQKIAQLQAECLEREEAISMVSKCRECAVESCPIHCPPQHHVI is encoded by the coding sequence ATGACGGAACTGTATCAGATAGGGGACCTGGCGAAAAGGGCAGCCGTTTCAACCAGAACCATCCGTTTTTACGAAGAAAAGGGGCTTCTGGGCGCGCCGGCCAGGACCTCCGGCGGGATGCGACTCTATGACGAGCGGGACGTCAACCGCGTGAAGATCATCCGGCGCCTGCACCATGTCGGGCTGGGACTTGAAGATATCAAGAGATTGCTCGGGGTGTCTGAAGACGCGTCTCGGGCGGAAAGAGTGGAAAAGACTTTATCAGTCCTGAACATTGAGGCGGAACGCAGCCGGCAGAAAATAGCCCAGCTTCAGGCTGAATGCCTGGAACGGGAAGAAGCCATCAGCATGGTGTCGAAATGCCGCGAGTGCGCCGTAGAATCCTGCCCGATCCACTGCCCGCCGCAGCATCACGTGATCTGA
- the trpS gene encoding tryptophan--tRNA ligase gives MKKRVFSGIRPTGRIHLGNYLGAVQNYVAMQDEFECVYCVVDIHALTTLEDTHLLKDNIREQMIDLLAAGLDPSKCTLFVQSHVPEVTELFTLLGMATPLSWLLRVPTFKEKVKQQPQNVNYGLVGYPVLMTADIVLYKAEVVPVGEDQLPHLELAREIVRRFNDIFGETFPEPKGRLTSVPMVVGLDGRDKMSKSLNNHIELAATPEETMKKVMSAVTDPARMRRADPGHPEVCNIYKLHKTFTPSAVDEIAQGCRTASRGCVECKKELGNAINEYLAPLRARRAEIAKDQGYINRVIQEGAEKAQAIAKVTMVEVKQRMGLL, from the coding sequence ATGAAAAAGCGCGTCTTTTCCGGTATCCGGCCCACCGGCCGCATCCACCTGGGCAACTATCTCGGCGCGGTGCAGAACTACGTAGCCATGCAGGACGAGTTTGAATGCGTTTACTGCGTGGTGGACATCCATGCCCTGACCACGCTGGAGGATACTCACCTGCTCAAAGACAACATCCGGGAGCAGATGATAGACCTCCTGGCCGCCGGCCTCGACCCTTCAAAATGCACTCTATTCGTCCAGTCCCACGTGCCGGAGGTAACCGAACTGTTCACCCTGCTGGGCATGGCGACGCCACTTTCATGGCTGTTGCGCGTCCCGACCTTTAAAGAAAAGGTCAAGCAGCAGCCGCAGAACGTCAACTACGGCCTGGTCGGCTACCCGGTGCTGATGACCGCCGATATCGTCCTCTATAAGGCCGAGGTCGTGCCCGTCGGCGAGGACCAGCTGCCGCACCTCGAGCTGGCGCGGGAGATCGTCCGGCGCTTCAACGACATCTTCGGCGAAACCTTCCCTGAGCCCAAAGGCCGCCTGACCAGCGTGCCGATGGTGGTCGGCCTGGATGGCCGCGATAAAATGAGCAAGTCCTTGAACAACCACATCGAGCTGGCGGCTACACCCGAGGAGACGATGAAAAAGGTGATGAGCGCCGTCACCGATCCGGCCCGGATGAGACGCGCCGATCCCGGACACCCCGAGGTCTGCAACATCTATAAGCTGCATAAGACCTTTACGCCGTCCGCCGTGGATGAGATCGCCCAGGGCTGCCGCACTGCCTCGCGCGGCTGCGTCGAGTGCAAAAAAGAACTCGGAAATGCTATCAATGAATATCTGGCGCCGTTGCGCGCCCGCCGCGCCGAGATCGCCAAGGACCAGGGCTATATCAACCGGGTGATTCAAGAAGGCGCCGAAAAAGCCCAGGCCATCGCCAAAGTGACCATGGTCGAGGTCAAACAGCGGATGGGACTTCTGTAG
- the purU gene encoding formyltetrahydrofolate deformylase, with protein sequence MTSAILKVTCQDKKGIIAAVSGFISERGGNIITLDEFVDRASNTFFMRVEWDVQDFSIERKDIAATLEVLAAAGSFSGKWELFFSDIRPRMAVFVSRYDHCLWDLLLRHRAGELRCDIPVVISNHEDLKPVADFFDIPYRVVPVTADTKAQDERRQMDILGEFAIDFVVMARYMQVLSEDFLSRYQNRVINIHHSFLPAFEGARPYHRAFERGVKVIGATAHFATADLDKGPIIHQATLPISHQDTVDDLIIKGRDIEKRVLCDGVKLYIARRVFVHGNRTIIL encoded by the coding sequence ATGACATCAGCTATACTCAAGGTCACCTGTCAGGACAAAAAGGGGATCATCGCCGCGGTGTCCGGATTCATCTCCGAGCGCGGCGGCAACATCATCACCCTGGATGAGTTCGTCGACCGCGCATCAAACACCTTTTTCATGCGCGTTGAATGGGACGTCCAGGATTTCTCTATCGAGCGTAAGGATATCGCCGCAACCCTCGAGGTCCTCGCCGCCGCCGGCAGCTTCAGCGGGAAGTGGGAATTATTCTTTTCCGATATCAGGCCGCGGATGGCCGTCTTCGTCTCCAGATACGACCACTGTCTGTGGGACCTGCTGCTCCGCCATCGGGCCGGGGAACTGCGCTGCGACATCCCGGTTGTCATCAGCAACCACGAAGACCTGAAGCCCGTCGCCGATTTCTTCGATATCCCTTATCGAGTGGTACCGGTGACCGCCGACACCAAGGCTCAAGACGAGCGGCGGCAGATGGACATCCTCGGCGAATTCGCCATCGATTTCGTCGTCATGGCCCGCTACATGCAGGTCTTAAGCGAGGATTTCCTGTCGCGCTACCAGAACCGCGTCATCAACATTCACCACTCGTTCCTGCCGGCTTTCGAGGGAGCCAGGCCTTATCATCGCGCTTTCGAGCGGGGAGTGAAGGTCATCGGCGCCACGGCGCATTTTGCCACCGCCGACCTGGACAAGGGCCCCATCATCCACCAGGCGACGCTGCCGATTTCCCACCAGGACACTGTCGATGACCTCATCATCAAGGGCCGCGACATTGAAAAGCGGGTATTATGTGACGGCGTGAAACTCTATATCGCCCGCCGGGTCTTCGTCCACGGCAACCGGACTATTATTCTGTAG
- a CDS encoding VOC family protein — protein MQKITPNLWFDNNAEEAAAFYTSVFGNSSAGALTRYGAEGAKVSGMAEGSVMTVEFQIEGFKFIALNGGPIFKFTPAVSFFLNFDPSRDPEARQRLDTLWEKLSTGGSALMSLGKYPFSERYGWIQDKFGVSWQLIMSNPGGEERPFIVPSLLFVGEVAGRAEEAIELYCSVFPDSRRGTTARYGEGQEPDKQGTIMFADFMILNQWFAAMDSAGPHQFTFNEAISLMVECKDQAEIDRYWDRLIEDGEEQPCGWLKDRFGVSWQIVPSGMKDVLQDPDLVKRERVMKAFFQMKKIDVAALKAAAGK, from the coding sequence ATGCAGAAAATAACTCCCAACCTGTGGTTCGATAATAATGCCGAGGAGGCCGCAGCCTTCTACACATCGGTCTTCGGAAACTCCAGTGCCGGCGCCCTTACTCGCTACGGAGCAGAAGGGGCTAAGGTCTCGGGAATGGCAGAAGGCTCGGTGATGACAGTCGAGTTCCAGATCGAGGGATTCAAATTCATCGCCTTAAACGGCGGCCCGATATTCAAATTCACCCCGGCGGTGTCGTTCTTCCTGAATTTCGATCCGTCCAGAGATCCCGAAGCCAGGCAGCGTCTGGATACTTTGTGGGAGAAACTCTCGACCGGCGGCTCGGCGCTCATGTCCCTTGGCAAGTATCCGTTCTCCGAACGTTACGGCTGGATACAGGATAAGTTCGGCGTCTCCTGGCAGCTCATCATGTCCAATCCCGGCGGGGAAGAACGGCCTTTCATTGTGCCTTCACTCTTGTTCGTGGGCGAAGTCGCCGGCCGGGCGGAAGAGGCTATCGAATTGTACTGCTCGGTATTTCCCGATTCCAGGCGAGGGACCACCGCCCGCTACGGCGAAGGCCAGGAGCCGGACAAACAAGGCACGATCATGTTTGCCGACTTCATGATCTTGAACCAATGGTTCGCCGCCATGGACAGCGCCGGACCGCATCAATTCACCTTCAACGAAGCAATTTCACTCATGGTGGAATGCAAGGACCAAGCGGAGATCGACCGCTATTGGGATAGGTTGATTGAAGACGGCGAGGAACAACCCTGTGGCTGGCTCAAAGACAGATTCGGCGTATCCTGGCAGATTGTCCCATCCGGGATGAAAGATGTTTTGCAGGATCCTGACCTTGTGAAGCGGGAGCGGGTGATGAAAGCCTTCTTTCAGATGAAGAAGATAGACGTCGCGGCGCTCAAGGCGGCGGCAGGCAAGTAG
- a CDS encoding DUF1428 domain-containing protein, with product MRYVDGFVIVVPEGKLPAYRKMAEEAGKVWKKYGALEYVETIGDDLNPKLPEGTPPEMVGITFPKMAGAKPGDTVVFSYIVFKSRQDRDEVNAKVMKDPFMNAPEQQQMPYDMKRAAYGGFRVIVEA from the coding sequence ATGAGGTACGTAGACGGATTTGTTATTGTAGTCCCCGAAGGGAAACTACCGGCTTACCGGAAAATGGCCGAGGAAGCCGGCAAGGTCTGGAAGAAATACGGCGCGCTGGAATATGTGGAAACTATCGGTGATGACCTTAACCCGAAACTACCCGAGGGTACGCCGCCCGAGATGGTTGGAATCACTTTTCCTAAGATGGCAGGGGCCAAACCTGGAGACACAGTGGTCTTTTCCTACATCGTTTTCAAATCCAGGCAGGACCGCGACGAGGTCAACGCCAAGGTCATGAAGGACCCATTTATGAACGCACCAGAACAGCAGCAGATGCCTTACGACATGAAAAGGGCGGCCTATGGCGGATTCCGGGTTATCGTCGAGGCGTAA
- the nuoB gene encoding NADH-quinone oxidoreductase subunit NuoB produces MSLSQIIGNILGPKRAAALVFNESEFEKIGLELKGEIDRVFGRSLAIRELDTGSDNAAEIELNNLGTPYYDVERFGVCFVASPRHADVIIVTGAVTLNIAEAARKTYEAMPQPGWVIAVGDDACGTGLVRDSYAVLGAADKILPVDFKIPGNPPTPTDIIRGLLAFMRAIKKRSL; encoded by the coding sequence ATGAGCCTTTCGCAAATTATCGGCAACATCCTGGGACCTAAACGCGCGGCGGCGCTGGTGTTCAATGAGTCGGAGTTCGAAAAAATCGGACTCGAGCTGAAGGGGGAGATCGACCGGGTCTTCGGCAGAAGCCTGGCAATCAGGGAACTGGATACCGGGTCGGACAATGCCGCCGAAATCGAGTTGAACAATTTAGGCACACCGTATTACGACGTCGAAAGGTTCGGCGTCTGTTTTGTCGCCTCGCCGCGCCACGCCGATGTCATCATCGTCACCGGGGCTGTTACCCTGAACATAGCCGAAGCGGCGCGCAAGACCTATGAGGCCATGCCCCAGCCGGGCTGGGTTATCGCCGTCGGCGACGACGCCTGCGGCACCGGATTGGTCAGAGATTCATATGCCGTACTGGGGGCAGCCGACAAAATCCTTCCGGTGGATTTCAAAATCCCAGGCAATCCGCCGACACCGACCGACATTATCCGAGGCCTGCTGGCGTTTATGCGAGCCATCAAAAAGCGCTCACTCTGA
- a CDS encoding NADH-quinone oxidoreductase subunit C, which yields MAELMTIIESHLVAKGFDGRSRTGVDGTGYLSISVVALVEAAEELKRQPGVVLVGLWAAEAFGAPGFTLFYAFEQRGAPALFILEVRLPGNRGMSIASEFPVASYYQREVSDGFGIEFDGAFDRRRLFLHEVYPDGCHPLRKSFDGGKVVPARITPEREYAFREFGGEGIYQIPVGPVHAGIIEPGHFRFSVIGETIFNLETRHFWKHRGLEKLAEGREANAAVQLAECVSGDESAANACGLAMAIERVAGTVVPRRAWELRTAALELERIYSHLGDLAGMVVDVAYPTGAAPFFILREEILRWNAELTGSRFLKGFIVPGGVSRDIPMDFLEDLHEYAECFLSRFDAALDDIYNSAWVIDRLETTGIVKPELIAPLNLTGPVARASGARIDNRIDHPYGLYSELKPEIQTDEAGDVLGRFQVKAGEIEESLRLIRDAVNLEETGPVRAECRPGSGYAAAAVEAARGQNLHWVFFKNGRLDRWKARTASFSNWLAMEHAVIGNIVPDFPLINKSMNLSYAGNDL from the coding sequence ATGGCAGAACTGATGACAATCATTGAAAGCCACCTTGTCGCCAAAGGCTTCGACGGGCGAAGCCGCACCGGGGTAGACGGCACGGGATACCTTTCGATCAGCGTCGTAGCCCTGGTCGAGGCGGCCGAGGAACTGAAAAGGCAGCCCGGCGTGGTCCTTGTCGGGCTGTGGGCGGCCGAGGCTTTCGGGGCTCCGGGTTTCACCCTTTTCTACGCCTTTGAGCAGCGGGGCGCCCCGGCGTTATTCATCCTGGAGGTGCGGCTGCCCGGCAACCGCGGTATGTCCATCGCCAGCGAATTCCCTGTTGCCAGCTACTACCAGCGGGAGGTGTCAGACGGCTTCGGCATCGAGTTCGACGGCGCCTTCGACCGCCGCCGGCTGTTCCTGCACGAGGTTTATCCCGACGGCTGCCACCCGCTGCGGAAATCGTTCGATGGTGGCAAGGTCGTCCCGGCCAGGATCACCCCGGAGCGCGAATACGCCTTCAGGGAGTTCGGGGGTGAGGGCATCTACCAGATACCGGTCGGGCCGGTGCACGCCGGCATCATCGAGCCGGGACATTTCCGGTTCAGCGTCATCGGCGAGACCATATTCAACCTGGAGACGCGCCACTTCTGGAAGCACCGCGGCCTTGAGAAACTTGCCGAAGGCCGGGAGGCCAATGCGGCGGTGCAGCTGGCGGAGTGCGTCTCCGGCGACGAGAGCGCAGCCAACGCCTGCGGCCTGGCTATGGCCATCGAACGCGTCGCTGGCACCGTTGTACCCCGGCGCGCCTGGGAGCTACGGACGGCGGCTCTTGAACTGGAGCGCATCTACAGCCACCTGGGCGACCTGGCCGGTATGGTAGTGGACGTAGCTTATCCGACCGGCGCGGCCCCATTTTTCATCCTTCGGGAGGAGATACTGCGCTGGAACGCCGAACTCACTGGATCGCGCTTTCTTAAAGGATTTATCGTCCCGGGCGGGGTGAGCCGCGATATCCCGATGGACTTCCTCGAAGACCTCCACGAATACGCCGAGTGCTTCCTGTCGCGTTTCGACGCCGCGCTCGACGACATTTACAACTCCGCTTGGGTCATCGACCGGCTGGAGACGACCGGGATAGTCAAGCCGGAACTGATAGCCCCGTTGAACCTGACCGGGCCGGTGGCCCGGGCTTCCGGTGCCCGCATCGACAACCGGATTGACCACCCCTACGGACTGTATTCGGAGCTGAAGCCGGAAATCCAGACCGACGAGGCGGGGGATGTGCTGGGGCGTTTCCAGGTCAAGGCCGGCGAGATCGAGGAGTCCCTGCGGCTCATCCGCGATGCGGTGAACCTGGAGGAGACCGGCCCGGTGCGGGCTGAATGCCGTCCCGGCAGCGGTTACGCCGCCGCGGCGGTCGAAGCGGCCAGAGGCCAGAACCTGCACTGGGTCTTTTTCAAAAACGGCCGGTTGGACCGGTGGAAGGCGCGCACCGCTTCATTCAGCAACTGGCTGGCGATGGAGCATGCGGTCATCGGCAACATCGTGCCGGACTTTCCGCTGATCAACAAGAGCATGAATCTGTCATACGCCGGGAACGATCTATGA